From one Candidatus Omnitrophota bacterium genomic stretch:
- a CDS encoding valine--tRNA ligase — MKDIPTKYDARQIEDDIYRAWADEGLFHADEKSRKAPYSIVIPPPNVTGILHMGHALNNTIQDILIRWKRMQGYEAMWMPGTDHAGIATQNVVERQLAKEGTRRTDLGREKFLEKVWQWKEEYGSTIIRQLKKLGCSCDWERERFTMDEGLSSAVKEVFIRLYQDGSIYKGDYIINWCPRCGTALSDEEAEHRDIDGKLYYVKYPVKGKEKLDKENEDYIVIATTRPETMLGDVAVAMNPKDPRRDKLEGKTLILPILKRELNIIFDEDVDPEFGTGALKVTPAHDPVDFELGVKHDLQSINAMNADGTINEVGGEYEGLDRFECREAIIEDLKQRQLFVKSEDHRHAVGHCYRCHVVVEPRLSKQWFVKMKPLAKEGIEVVRRGRIKFYPDRWTKVYLNWMESIRDWCISRQIWWGHRIPVWYCKDCLDYDHVRDVNVEGPGGKGIYVGAEPPEKCPHCGGVNIEQDPDVLDTWFSSWLWPFSTMGWPEKTKELEVFYPTDALVTAQEIIFFWVARMIMAGLKFLGDIPFSDVYIHGTVRDATGTKMSKSLGNVIDPLDVISEVGSDALRFSIISITSQGQDVFLSKEKFDLGRNFANKLWNASRFVLMNLDESQLAGGIEPSKLDLSDKWILSSFNRVAEKVLASLEAYRFNDAASALYDFIWHKYCDWYLEVSKLSEDKETTQKVLIKVLRGCLKLLHPFMPFITEKIWQNIPGDAEKWIMASSWPEPEEAYEYGKAVEDMEKLIGCITSIRNIRAFWNIENKSVVDVIFSVSDGKDADMLRRNSQYIERLGKCKISDVGEGLDRPEKSVASLVGEIKLFVPLGEAVDIEKELTRINKKISDIEKYLIGVDKKLSNERFLENAPAEVVDKEKSKRDKFQAEVDTLKENVKALK, encoded by the coding sequence ATGAAAGATATCCCCACGAAGTACGATGCACGTCAGATAGAAGATGATATTTACCGTGCCTGGGCAGATGAAGGCCTCTTTCATGCAGATGAGAAGTCTAGGAAGGCGCCTTACAGCATAGTCATTCCCCCTCCGAATGTTACCGGCATATTGCACATGGGCCATGCCCTTAATAACACCATACAGGATATACTTATCCGCTGGAAACGTATGCAGGGATATGAAGCCATGTGGATGCCTGGTACCGATCACGCGGGTATAGCCACCCAGAATGTCGTGGAACGGCAGCTTGCGAAAGAAGGCACCAGGCGCACGGACCTGGGAAGGGAGAAGTTCCTCGAAAAGGTCTGGCAGTGGAAGGAAGAGTACGGGTCCACGATAATTCGCCAGCTCAAGAAACTGGGCTGTTCCTGCGACTGGGAGCGTGAGCGCTTTACCATGGATGAAGGTCTTTCAAGCGCCGTCAAAGAGGTGTTTATCCGTCTTTACCAGGACGGTTCCATTTACAAGGGCGATTATATCATAAACTGGTGTCCTCGCTGCGGAACCGCGTTGAGTGATGAAGAAGCCGAACACCGTGATATTGACGGGAAACTGTATTACGTAAAATATCCCGTTAAGGGAAAAGAGAAACTTGATAAGGAAAATGAAGATTACATCGTTATAGCCACTACCCGTCCTGAGACCATGCTGGGTGATGTGGCCGTGGCCATGAATCCCAAAGACCCACGTCGGGATAAGCTTGAGGGAAAGACATTGATCCTCCCCATACTGAAAAGGGAACTAAATATCATTTTCGACGAGGATGTTGACCCCGAATTCGGTACCGGAGCGCTCAAGGTTACCCCCGCGCATGACCCGGTTGACTTTGAACTGGGGGTTAAACACGATCTCCAGAGTATTAACGCCATGAATGCTGACGGGACCATAAACGAGGTCGGCGGCGAGTATGAAGGGCTTGACAGGTTCGAGTGCAGGGAAGCCATTATCGAGGACCTCAAGCAAAGACAGCTTTTTGTCAAGAGCGAGGATCACCGCCATGCTGTAGGCCATTGTTATCGATGCCATGTGGTTGTCGAGCCGCGCCTCTCCAAGCAGTGGTTCGTTAAGATGAAACCCCTAGCCAAAGAAGGCATCGAAGTTGTAAGGCGCGGGCGCATAAAGTTCTATCCCGACAGGTGGACGAAAGTTTACCTTAACTGGATGGAGAGTATCCGTGACTGGTGCATATCGCGCCAGATATGGTGGGGGCACCGGATACCGGTATGGTACTGTAAAGACTGTCTTGATTATGATCATGTCAGGGATGTCAACGTCGAGGGCCCCGGCGGAAAAGGTATCTATGTGGGAGCTGAGCCGCCTGAGAAATGTCCCCATTGTGGGGGTGTAAACATCGAGCAGGACCCGGACGTGCTGGATACCTGGTTCAGTTCCTGGCTCTGGCCTTTCTCGACGATGGGGTGGCCTGAAAAGACAAAGGAACTGGAAGTCTTCTACCCGACCGATGCCCTGGTAACGGCTCAGGAGATCATCTTCTTCTGGGTGGCCAGGATGATCATGGCGGGGCTGAAGTTCCTCGGGGACATACCGTTCAGTGACGTTTATATACATGGCACCGTGCGTGACGCGACCGGGACCAAAATGTCCAAATCCCTGGGAAATGTCATAGATCCCCTTGATGTAATATCGGAAGTGGGAAGTGACGCTCTCCGGTTCAGCATAATCTCGATAACTTCCCAGGGGCAGGACGTCTTTCTTTCAAAGGAGAAGTTCGATCTGGGCAGGAATTTCGCCAACAAGCTCTGGAATGCCTCAAGGTTCGTTCTTATGAACCTGGATGAGTCACAACTTGCGGGCGGCATAGAGCCCTCGAAGCTCGATCTGTCGGATAAATGGATACTGAGCAGTTTTAACAGGGTAGCGGAGAAGGTTCTCGCCAGCCTGGAGGCCTACAGGTTCAATGATGCCGCGTCGGCGCTTTATGATTTCATCTGGCACAAATACTGTGATTGGTACCTTGAAGTTTCGAAACTTTCGGAAGATAAAGAGACCACCCAGAAAGTGCTCATAAAAGTTCTCCGGGGATGCCTCAAGCTTCTACATCCCTTCATGCCGTTCATTACCGAAAAGATCTGGCAGAATATACCGGGTGATGCCGAAAAATGGATAATGGCCTCTTCCTGGCCGGAACCCGAGGAAGCATACGAATATGGTAAAGCTGTCGAGGACATGGAGAAGCTCATCGGTTGCATAACTTCCATTCGCAATATCAGAGCTTTCTGGAATATCGAGAATAAGTCCGTGGTCGATGTCATTTTTTCAGTAAGTGACGGCAAGGATGCCGATATGCTGCGCCGGAACTCTCAGTACATCGAAAGGCTGGGCAAATGTAAGATAAGCGATGTGGGAGAAGGTCTTGACCGGCCCGAGAAATCCGTTGCCTCGCTCGTAGGCGAAATCAAGCTTTTTGTTCCGCTGGGAGAAGCCGTTGACATAGAAAAGGAGCTTACACGCATAAACAAAAAGATCAGTGATATCGAGAAATACCTTATCGGGGTGGACAAGAAGCTCTCCAACGAGAGATTCCTGGAAAATGCTCCGGCCGAAGTGGTGGACAAGGAAAAGTCAAAAAGGGACAAGTTCCAGGCAGAGGTCGATACCCTTAAAGAGAACGTCAAGGCTCTTAAATAA